One genomic segment of Paenibacillus sp. FSL H8-0332 includes these proteins:
- a CDS encoding amino acid ABC transporter permease encodes MDFIGAYSADNLKFLLDGLYVTLIVAFVSIFLSFLIGCIIGVIRYSEVPVLSPVMFYLVELIRNLPLLLIIFFIRFALPEVGIKLGLITAAIAALTIFEAAMIAEIVRGGLTSIDKGQIEAARSSGLSNVQTLWHIVLPQGLRRMVPPLVSQFISLLKDTSLAVVISLPELMHNANIVIGHSYRYAIPTLALVALIYFVVNYLLSLLSRRLEQRAV; translated from the coding sequence ATGGATTTCATAGGTGCATACTCCGCCGATAATCTGAAGTTTCTGCTGGACGGATTGTATGTGACGCTGATCGTTGCTTTTGTATCGATCTTCCTGAGCTTTCTGATCGGCTGTATTATTGGCGTCATCCGCTACTCGGAGGTGCCGGTGTTGTCTCCGGTCATGTTCTACCTGGTGGAGCTGATCCGTAATCTGCCGCTGCTGCTGATCATCTTCTTCATCCGCTTCGCCTTGCCGGAGGTCGGAATTAAGCTCGGACTGATTACTGCGGCCATTGCAGCACTAACCATCTTCGAAGCGGCGATGATTGCCGAGATTGTCCGCGGCGGGTTAACGTCAATCGACAAGGGGCAGATTGAGGCGGCGCGTTCCTCCGGTCTCAGCAATGTACAGACCTTATGGCATATCGTGCTTCCCCAGGGGCTGCGGCGGATGGTTCCGCCACTGGTCAGCCAGTTCATCTCCCTGCTGAAGGATACTTCGCTCGCCGTTGTCATTTCCCTGCCGGAGCTGATGCATAATGCCAACATTGTCATCGGTCACAGCTATAGATATGCCATCCCTACGCTGGCGCTGGTTGCCCTGATTTATTTTGTCGTCAATTACCTGCTGTCGCTGTTGTCCAGAAGGCTTGAGCAGAGGGCAGTATAA
- a CDS encoding CbiX/SirB N-terminal domain-containing protein yields the protein MVPGVLLISHGSRDQAWVSMVDEAVSHLTLREELPVAVAFLELVEGRLIQDGIDKLEHAGVTDIIVIPLFVSSGSTHVDEIEYALGAKPVPERETDLAPFRVAAKVHYGYPVDDDPDIAQMLWDKLRELSQHPGREMVLLVGHGSRHDGFRQRWEQGISSLAARVCEVSGLAAADYGLLNPDSVRSRVEHWQEQGYDVLVAPLFLSEGYFTKVVIPQRLEGLDYAYSGQTLLPHPLLPRWIQRQVEAALQRLESQE from the coding sequence ATGGTTCCGGGTGTATTGTTAATCAGTCACGGCTCCCGTGATCAGGCCTGGGTGTCGATGGTAGATGAGGCAGTGAGCCATCTCACGCTCCGGGAGGAGCTGCCGGTGGCAGTGGCTTTCCTTGAGCTGGTAGAAGGACGATTGATACAAGATGGAATTGATAAGCTGGAACATGCAGGGGTCACAGATATTATTGTGATCCCCTTGTTTGTGTCTTCCGGCAGCACGCATGTCGATGAGATAGAGTATGCGCTGGGCGCTAAGCCGGTTCCTGAGCGGGAGACCGACCTTGCGCCGTTCAGGGTTGCAGCGAAGGTTCATTACGGCTATCCGGTCGATGATGATCCCGATATTGCACAGATGCTGTGGGATAAGCTCCGGGAACTGTCGCAGCATCCCGGGCGGGAGATGGTGCTGCTGGTCGGACACGGCAGCAGGCATGACGGCTTCCGGCAGCGCTGGGAGCAGGGCATCTCTTCACTTGCGGCGCGGGTATGCGAGGTAAGCGGGCTGGCTGCGGCTGATTACGGGCTGCTGAACCCGGACAGTGTAAGAAGCCGGGTGGAGCATTGGCAGGAGCAGGGCTATGATGTGCTGGTGGCTCCGCTTTTTTTGAGTGAGGGGTATTTCACCAAGGTGGTTATTCCGCAGCGGCTGGAGGGGCTGGATTATGCCTACTCCGGCCAGACGCTGCTGCCGCATCCGCTGCTGCCGCGCTGGATTCAGCGGCAGGTGGAAGCAGCGCTCCAGCGCCTTGAGAGTCAGGAGTAG
- a CDS encoding class I adenylate-forming enzyme family protein produces the protein MMTIIQRLFMEACDRKDHIILQDLKQQWTYAEVMTEAYLIALYIQKNFELEAGSHIAVYTNNEPLFITASLGIQFSGHVLIPVPYSASLTEIENILQASDAKLVISKYAQPARLNCDIHWVTAQDFSQEPVPSFESISLTNPSDPNSCAILLPTSGTTGPSKIVMLSHENVLTNALAHGEKVGYTDQDSFLVTMPVHFSSTIVTQLISCMLFGTRIRLISLPLLPRTAFRLFQDKAVTAFSAVPTQLMHFVSDYHQTTNWSAFDSIEFIVISGAPIPARLVDNLQTVFPQADIIQTYGLTEASPRVSMMDRGDRSLSCGTPVSGVSVRLVDEEENEVIGLAASGEIWVKGPNVMLGYYNNPELTNVTIVDGWLKTGDLGYWNESGCLIITGRKKNIIISGGINIYPEEIEEFLYGVKEVEEVMVVGVPDDLLGEVPIAFLKVSEECLVDIDALTKHCNLHLSSYKVPRQWRIINEIPKTKTGKLDRASTKHLLLKE, from the coding sequence ATGATGACTATCATTCAACGTTTATTCATGGAGGCTTGTGATCGCAAGGATCATATTATCCTTCAAGATCTAAAGCAGCAGTGGACTTATGCGGAAGTGATGACAGAAGCATACTTAATTGCTCTATATATCCAAAAGAACTTTGAGCTTGAGGCCGGTAGCCATATAGCGGTATACACAAATAATGAGCCCTTGTTCATTACTGCTTCGCTTGGCATTCAGTTCAGCGGTCATGTACTAATACCGGTTCCTTACTCGGCATCCCTAACTGAGATTGAAAATATTTTACAAGCCAGTGACGCCAAGCTGGTTATCAGCAAATATGCACAGCCTGCACGGTTAAATTGTGATATTCATTGGGTTACCGCTCAGGATTTCTCGCAAGAACCGGTGCCTTCGTTTGAATCGATCTCGCTCACGAATCCGTCCGATCCCAATTCATGTGCTATTCTCCTTCCTACATCGGGCACAACCGGACCATCTAAAATCGTTATGTTATCCCATGAGAATGTATTAACGAATGCGTTGGCACATGGCGAAAAGGTTGGGTATACGGATCAAGATTCGTTTCTTGTAACGATGCCCGTTCATTTCAGTTCTACGATTGTCACGCAATTGATTTCTTGCATGCTATTTGGAACCCGAATTAGGCTTATCAGCTTGCCCTTGCTGCCGCGCACAGCGTTTAGACTGTTTCAGGATAAGGCGGTCACGGCATTCTCAGCGGTGCCTACGCAATTGATGCACTTTGTTTCCGATTATCATCAGACAACCAACTGGAGTGCCTTTGATTCCATTGAATTTATTGTGATAAGCGGTGCGCCGATTCCCGCGAGATTAGTAGACAATCTTCAGACTGTATTTCCTCAAGCGGACATTATTCAAACCTACGGATTGACAGAAGCTTCTCCGCGGGTGAGCATGATGGACCGGGGAGACCGAAGCCTGTCCTGTGGAACACCCGTCAGTGGCGTGTCTGTCCGGCTTGTTGACGAAGAAGAGAATGAGGTTATAGGACTTGCTGCTTCAGGAGAAATTTGGGTCAAGGGCCCAAATGTGATGCTCGGTTATTACAACAACCCGGAGTTAACGAACGTTACCATTGTTGATGGTTGGTTAAAGACAGGAGATCTGGGATATTGGAATGAATCAGGGTGTCTCATCATCACAGGCAGAAAGAAGAATATCATTATATCCGGCGGTATCAATATCTATCCGGAAGAAATTGAGGAGTTTTTATATGGCGTGAAAGAAGTGGAGGAAGTCATGGTTGTTGGTGTGCCCGATGATCTATTAGGCGAAGTACCCATCGCCTTTCTGAAAGTTAGTGAAGAATGTCTGGTTGATATAGATGCGCTGACCAAACATTGCAACTTGCATTTGTCCTCGTATAAGGTGCCTAGGCAATGGAGGATTATCAATGAAATTCCAAAAACAAAAACAGGAAAACTGGACAGGGCAAGTACGAAGCACTTATTGCTAAAGGAGTAG
- a CDS encoding YerC/YecD family TrpR-related protein — protein sequence MQLKKLNDKSIDQLFEAILTLKNMEECYVFFDDLCTVNEIQSLSQRLEVARMLGKGSTYNQIEAETGASTATISRVKRCLNYGNDGYKLTLERLGR from the coding sequence ATGCAGCTAAAGAAGCTAAACGATAAAAGTATCGATCAATTATTTGAGGCTATTTTAACATTGAAAAATATGGAAGAATGTTATGTATTCTTTGATGATCTATGCACAGTGAACGAAATTCAATCGCTCTCACAGCGCCTTGAAGTTGCGCGGATGCTAGGCAAGGGGTCTACATATAATCAGATCGAAGCCGAGACGGGGGCCAGTACGGCGACGATCTCCCGCGTGAAGCGCTGCCTGAACTACGGCAATGACGGTTATAAGCTTACGCTGGAACGTCTGGGCCGATAA
- a CDS encoding phosphopantetheine-binding protein encodes MSKSIEFILRDEIFAELDIQYPDDHDTPLLDQGIDSAGFIKLIVSMESKFNISIPDEDLLFEKFSTAGLILNYLTEKTI; translated from the coding sequence ATGTCTAAATCAATTGAATTTATTTTGAGAGATGAGATTTTTGCTGAGCTTGACATCCAGTATCCAGATGACCACGATACCCCTTTGTTGGATCAAGGGATCGATTCGGCGGGCTTCATCAAGCTTATTGTTTCAATGGAATCGAAGTTTAATATCTCGATCCCTGATGAGGATCTATTGTTTGAGAAGTTCTCCACGGCGGGATTAATCCTTAATTATTTGACCGAGAAAACGATATGA
- a CDS encoding diacylglycerol kinase, producing MKTARLIYNPTSGREEMKRRLADILDRLDMGGIEATCHATTGEGDATAAAAQAVERGTYDLIIAAGGDGTLNEVINGMAEKPNLPPLGILPLGTTNDFARAMGIPKNWDEACDLILRQESRLIDLGKANDRYFINIAGGGQLTELTYEVPSRLKTMMGQLAYYLKGIEKMASLAPQELYIRANGQEMIHDEFMLFLIANTNSVGGFEKLAPGARIDDGLLDVIAVKKCNLAEFIRLVRLTIRGEHLNDKKVIHFRTDAMEVTSPGHVLLNLDGELGGTLPGNFSILPQHLRIFAQN from the coding sequence ATGAAAACTGCGAGATTGATTTATAATCCCACTTCTGGTCGGGAAGAAATGAAAAGACGACTCGCCGATATTCTAGACCGGCTGGATATGGGCGGTATCGAAGCTACCTGCCATGCAACAACGGGAGAGGGCGATGCTACTGCGGCTGCAGCCCAGGCTGTGGAACGCGGTACTTATGATCTGATCATAGCTGCCGGAGGCGATGGTACACTTAATGAAGTGATTAACGGGATGGCGGAGAAGCCGAACCTTCCCCCGCTCGGCATATTGCCGCTGGGAACGACGAATGATTTCGCGCGGGCCATGGGCATTCCGAAGAATTGGGACGAAGCTTGCGACCTGATTCTGCGTCAGGAATCGCGCCTGATTGATCTCGGCAAAGCCAATGACCGTTACTTCATTAATATAGCAGGCGGTGGACAGCTGACGGAGCTGACCTATGAGGTCCCCAGCAGGCTGAAGACCATGATGGGTCAGCTCGCCTATTACCTGAAGGGGATCGAGAAGATGGCCAGCCTTGCTCCGCAAGAGCTGTACATCCGCGCGAACGGCCAGGAGATGATCCATGACGAGTTCATGCTCTTCCTGATTGCCAATACGAATTCGGTCGGCGGCTTCGAGAAGCTGGCTCCGGGTGCGCGCATCGATGACGGCCTGCTCGACGTTATTGCCGTTAAGAAATGCAACCTGGCTGAGTTCATCCGGCTGGTGCGTCTGACCATTCGCGGAGAGCACCTGAATGACAAGAAGGTTATCCATTTCCGTACCGATGCGATGGAGGTTACCTCCCCAGGCCACGTCCTATTGAACCTGGACGGTGAGCTTGGCGGCACTTTGCCTGGCAACTTCAGCATCCTGCCGCAGCATCTGCGGATTTTTGCGCAGAACTAA
- a CDS encoding amino acid ABC transporter permease, whose amino-acid sequence MDFSILTNYFGLYMEGFYGTLLSSVLALIGSFLIGAVVAVFRITSVKGLRWFGAVYVEFIRNIPLLLVVYIFYYGPSALGFTLDGFKAGTIGLAVYTSAFIAEAIRAGIMAVPKGQMEAARSSGLSYIQTMLHIILPQAIKLVIPPLGNQFINLIKNSSVLTLVAGLDLMYFADGISTETYRTFDTYIFVAVFYLVLTLPLSYGVRIWERRLQRKY is encoded by the coding sequence ATGGATTTCTCAATATTAACGAACTACTTCGGACTGTATATGGAAGGCTTCTACGGTACGCTGCTGTCCAGTGTGCTGGCCCTGATCGGCAGCTTCCTGATCGGCGCGGTTGTTGCCGTCTTCCGCATTACTTCAGTCAAGGGACTACGCTGGTTCGGCGCGGTGTATGTGGAGTTCATCCGCAACATCCCGCTGCTGCTGGTCGTGTATATTTTCTATTACGGGCCTTCCGCTCTGGGCTTCACGCTGGACGGCTTCAAGGCAGGAACGATCGGACTCGCCGTATATACCTCGGCCTTCATCGCCGAAGCGATCCGTGCCGGAATTATGGCCGTTCCCAAGGGACAGATGGAGGCGGCACGTTCCTCCGGTCTCAGCTACATACAGACCATGCTGCATATCATTCTGCCGCAGGCGATCAAGCTGGTGATTCCGCCGCTCGGCAACCAGTTCATTAACCTGATTAAAAACTCTTCGGTACTGACTCTGGTGGCCGGTCTTGATCTGATGTACTTCGCGGACGGGATCTCTACAGAGACTTACCGTACCTTCGACACCTACATTTTCGTAGCGGTATTCTATCTCGTGCTTACTCTTCCGCTCAGCTATGGCGTGCGGATCTGGGAGCGCAGACTGCAGCGCAAATATTAA
- a CDS encoding tyrosine protein kinase, with the protein MPQHYYNHSRQQGRSLAEPYNPSPYPGLSAYTPAPLPGEPELLPAYGAEVTDTALALPAAEASTAKAGGLLGGLGNLGSLANMEQIKGIVDRMGGIDGIVNTMGKVQKVMQGFSQMAPMVKLVMGGFGKGKGSGAGELAAEEDAALYSPKRRKKRRPVTKRRNTTSKKRKSGGPSSVKRRRS; encoded by the coding sequence ATGCCTCAGCATTACTATAATCATTCCCGCCAGCAAGGCCGTTCACTGGCTGAACCCTACAATCCGTCACCTTACCCGGGACTATCTGCTTATACGCCTGCCCCGCTTCCCGGAGAACCTGAGCTGCTGCCTGCTTATGGCGCTGAAGTCACCGATACGGCACTCGCACTCCCTGCTGCAGAAGCTTCTACTGCGAAGGCCGGAGGCCTACTTGGCGGACTCGGCAATCTTGGAAGTCTGGCGAATATGGAACAGATCAAGGGAATCGTTGACCGGATGGGCGGTATTGACGGAATCGTCAACACCATGGGCAAGGTGCAGAAGGTGATGCAGGGCTTTTCACAGATGGCTCCGATGGTGAAGCTTGTGATGGGCGGGTTCGGCAAAGGCAAGGGAAGCGGAGCGGGAGAGCTCGCCGCCGAAGAAGATGCAGCCCTCTATAGCCCCAAACGGCGCAAAAAAAGACGCCCCGTCACGAAGCGCCGCAATACCACCTCCAAGAAGCGTAAATCCGGTGGGCCTTCCTCCGTTAAGCGCCGCCGTTCCTAA
- a CDS encoding ATP-binding protein, producing MGQSILSMKAVQILLVAAVTAVAGEFKINPFDGDIFRIAMGSSAFLLFLLLMRQLPYILTGCATGLVVLLFRTAMDMVEGSGLTVEQSLSSHFSAMIYYMMFGALMHVIKSRIDTFHPLVLGAVAALIDLLSNEMELLTRLIVLDSATFRLNEWTYLMAIAVLRTYFTTGVYSSIAVSQLRIREREQHERTQQMLGFGSGLYGEVFYLKKSIGTLELVTLNSFELYSKLKDGEGTGRYSRQVLDITQQLHEVKKDSQRILAGLVKLVEREVNGDMPLSGILQFAVKSNAKYAEMLGKEIKFHSHITSDYTTDSYIPLLTLLNNITANAVEVIQGTGSIHLNAYEQDGMTILTVTDSGTGIGKRDLDLLFEPGFTTKFDEEGIAATGIGLSHVRDIVNMFEGSITVQPVSPTGGAMFQIMVPSVKLRKEE from the coding sequence ATGGGACAATCGATTCTGAGCATGAAGGCGGTACAGATTCTGCTGGTAGCCGCCGTTACTGCGGTAGCCGGAGAATTCAAGATCAACCCGTTTGACGGAGATATCTTCCGGATTGCCATGGGCAGCAGCGCTTTTCTCCTCTTCCTGCTGTTAATGAGGCAACTGCCGTATATCCTCACAGGCTGCGCTACCGGGCTGGTCGTGCTGCTGTTCCGGACTGCCATGGATATGGTGGAGGGAAGCGGACTGACGGTGGAGCAGAGCCTTAGCAGCCACTTCTCGGCAATGATCTATTACATGATGTTCGGCGCGCTAATGCATGTCATCAAGAGTCGGATTGATACCTTTCATCCGCTGGTGCTGGGCGCCGTTGCCGCGCTGATCGATCTCCTGTCGAATGAAATGGAGCTGCTGACCCGGCTGATTGTGCTGGATTCGGCTACCTTCCGGCTGAACGAGTGGACGTACCTGATGGCGATTGCTGTCTTGCGTACGTATTTCACCACCGGGGTATATAGCAGTATCGCTGTCAGCCAGCTGCGTATCCGGGAGCGGGAGCAGCATGAGCGGACCCAGCAGATGCTCGGATTCGGCTCCGGCCTGTACGGGGAAGTGTTCTATTTGAAGAAGTCCATAGGTACCCTGGAGCTGGTAACGCTGAACAGCTTCGAGCTGTACAGCAAGCTGAAGGACGGAGAAGGCACGGGGCGTTACAGCCGGCAGGTGCTGGACATCACCCAGCAGCTCCATGAGGTGAAGAAGGATTCGCAGCGGATTCTGGCGGGGCTGGTGAAGCTGGTGGAGCGCGAGGTGAACGGGGACATGCCGTTATCAGGCATTCTGCAGTTCGCGGTCAAGAGCAATGCCAAATATGCGGAAATGCTGGGCAAAGAGATTAAGTTCCATTCTCACATCACCTCCGATTACACAACCGACAGTTACATTCCTCTATTGACCCTGCTTAATAATATCACCGCCAATGCGGTGGAAGTCATCCAAGGAACAGGCAGCATCCATCTGAACGCTTATGAGCAGGACGGCATGACGATTCTGACAGTGACCGATAGCGGGACAGGCATCGGGAAGCGTGATCTTGACCTGCTGTTCGAGCCGGGCTTCACAACGAAATTCGATGAAGAGGGCATCGCAGCCACAGGGATCGGGCTCTCTCATGTACGGGATATAGTGAATATGTTCGAGGGAAGCATTACGGTTCAGCCGGTATCGCCTACCGGAGGAGCGATGTTCCAGATTATGGTGCCGAGCGTGAAGCTGCGGAAGGAGGAATAG
- a CDS encoding DNA-binding domain-containing protein yields the protein MPLSFCIVDDDASARRMLQHIIEDSGLGEVTGTAESGQEGIALILSETPDIVLMDLLMPDQDGIETILSLQAQGCRSKFVMISQIENGDMVSRAYKSGIEFFIRKPINKIEVESVLYKVNERYAMGRYLDEIKLTLGKLEGLQFGLPQLPPGKRTVKEIVQPILMNMGMISENGSRDIITIMELAVAEGQSGSLPSLKELYELTAAKYRPVPAEAAKEVKAIEQRLRRALAAGLTSLASIGLTDYGNPKFEHYAPLYFDFEEVRLKMKEIEQGRDSGKVKVNIKKFLQVLHLEVLEGLGR from the coding sequence ATGCCGCTATCATTCTGTATTGTAGATGACGACGCGTCGGCGAGAAGAATGCTGCAGCATATTATTGAGGACAGCGGGCTTGGTGAGGTGACTGGTACTGCAGAGAGCGGGCAGGAGGGGATAGCCCTGATCCTGAGTGAGACCCCGGACATTGTGCTGATGGATCTCCTGATGCCGGACCAGGACGGGATTGAGACCATCCTCTCTCTTCAGGCACAGGGCTGCCGCTCCAAATTCGTAATGATCTCGCAGATTGAGAACGGGGATATGGTCAGCCGCGCCTACAAGAGCGGAATTGAATTCTTCATCCGCAAGCCGATCAACAAGATTGAAGTCGAATCTGTTCTATATAAAGTGAATGAACGTTACGCCATGGGCCGTTATCTGGATGAGATCAAGCTGACGCTGGGCAAGCTGGAGGGTCTCCAGTTCGGACTGCCGCAGCTGCCGCCGGGCAAGCGTACCGTCAAGGAGATTGTTCAGCCGATTCTGATGAATATGGGCATGATCTCGGAGAACGGCAGCCGTGATATTATCACAATCATGGAACTGGCGGTAGCGGAAGGGCAGAGCGGAAGTCTTCCGTCCCTGAAGGAGCTGTATGAGCTGACCGCTGCCAAATATAGACCGGTGCCTGCGGAGGCCGCCAAAGAGGTCAAGGCCATCGAACAGCGTCTGCGCCGCGCACTGGCGGCGGGTCTGACAAGTCTCGCGTCCATCGGTCTGACGGATTACGGCAATCCGAAGTTCGAGCATTATGCGCCGCTGTATTTCGACTTTGAAGAGGTGCGCCTGAAGATGAAGGAGATTGAACAGGGCCGGGATAGCGGCAAGGTGAAGGTGAATATTAAGAAATTCCTGCAGGTGCTGCATCTGGAGGTGCTGGAGGGCTTGGGCCGCTGA
- the corA gene encoding magnesium/cobalt transporter CorA: MIRTLVVTHQGEVLTDLPLQDIALDDYAWIWADFTMPTEEETLRLDTYFHFHPLAIEDCMHVLQRPKLDYYEDVQFFVLHSLNERTLEAEEIDLFLSTKYLVSYHHQDKPEMEEAWQMVKAEIHSRKGWSGGPMAAAYRVMDKLVDKYFPSLYTLEDELADLESKSGDESVEELMSQVFNVRGRLLKLRRTIVPMRDLMYRIVNSQHVQSNGEERVYFGDIYDHLLKLTDMIEVDREMTADLRDSYISLNSNRMNSIMKTLTVITTVFMPLTLIAGIYGMNFRVMPELEWRYSYFAVLLLMLVLGIGMFGWFRRSGWFK; encoded by the coding sequence ATGATACGAACGCTTGTGGTAACTCATCAGGGTGAGGTGCTGACGGATCTGCCGCTACAAGATATAGCGCTGGATGATTATGCCTGGATCTGGGCGGATTTCACTATGCCGACGGAGGAAGAAACCTTGAGGCTGGACACGTATTTTCATTTTCACCCGCTGGCGATTGAAGACTGTATGCATGTCTTGCAGCGGCCGAAGCTGGATTATTACGAGGATGTGCAGTTCTTCGTGCTGCATTCGCTGAATGAGCGGACATTGGAGGCCGAAGAGATCGACCTGTTCCTAAGCACAAAATACCTCGTCTCCTACCATCACCAGGACAAACCGGAGATGGAGGAAGCGTGGCAGATGGTCAAGGCTGAAATCCATAGCCGCAAGGGCTGGTCGGGCGGGCCGATGGCCGCTGCTTATAGGGTGATGGACAAGCTGGTCGATAAGTATTTCCCGTCCCTCTATACGCTGGAGGATGAACTCGCTGATCTGGAGAGCAAGAGCGGCGACGAATCGGTGGAGGAGCTGATGAGCCAGGTCTTCAATGTGCGCGGAAGGCTGCTGAAGCTGCGGCGGACGATTGTGCCGATGCGTGATCTGATGTACCGGATTGTCAATTCGCAGCATGTGCAGAGCAACGGGGAGGAGCGGGTCTACTTCGGCGATATCTATGATCATCTGCTGAAGCTGACAGACATGATTGAAGTTGACCGGGAAATGACCGCCGACCTGCGTGACAGCTATATCTCGCTCAACTCCAACCGGATGAACTCCATTATGAAGACACTCACGGTGATTACCACGGTATTCATGCCGCTGACGCTGATCGCAGGAATCTATGGAATGAACTTCAGGGTGATGCCGGAGCTGGAATGGAGATACAGCTATTTCGCAGTGCTGCTGCTTATGCTGGTGCTGGGGATCGGGATGTTCGGCTGGTTCCGGCGGAGCGGCTGGTTTAAGTAA
- the rlmD gene encoding 23S rRNA (uracil(1939)-C(5))-methyltransferase RlmD, whose product MNKQRSRRSASRREQGAAPVAGLPVNKNDEVLLDIIGMTHEGEGVGRVEGFTLFVQGALPGERVRARVLKTKKQYGYAKLLELVQASSDRIAPPCPIYDQCGGCQLQHMDYTAQLAWKRQLVVDNLQRIGKLEVAGAAGADAASASGTQGEGIRVLPTLGMEEPWRYRNKAQVPIGVTDGGLVGGFYARGSHRIIDMETCLIQHEDNDKVVATVKSLGRELGITAYDEETGRGLLRHVVVKKAFRTGQMMLVLVTNGRDIPHLDAWLGSIREQLPAVVSICQNVNTQRTNVIFGNDTRVLWGSEVIYDYIGEVQFAISARSFYQVNPAQTEVLYGRTLEYAALTGKETVIDAYCGIGTISLFLAQHADQVYGVEIVPEAIEDARANAKLNGMNNVKFEVGASEDVIPAWKEQGITPDVIVVDPPRKGCDPRLLETILLMQPERVVYVSCNPSTLARDLKVLEDGGYRAVEVTPVDMFPHTVHVESVALLELK is encoded by the coding sequence ATGAATAAACAACGCAGCAGGCGCAGCGCAAGCCGCCGGGAGCAAGGGGCGGCCCCTGTCGCCGGACTGCCGGTGAATAAGAATGATGAGGTCCTGCTCGATATCATCGGCATGACCCATGAAGGTGAAGGGGTAGGCCGCGTAGAGGGCTTTACCCTATTTGTGCAGGGCGCTCTTCCCGGTGAGAGAGTCCGGGCCAGAGTGCTGAAGACCAAGAAGCAGTATGGCTACGCCAAGCTGCTGGAGCTGGTGCAGGCCAGCAGCGACCGCATCGCGCCGCCCTGCCCGATCTATGATCAGTGCGGCGGCTGTCAGCTGCAGCATATGGACTATACCGCTCAGCTCGCGTGGAAGCGCCAGCTGGTGGTGGACAACCTGCAGCGGATCGGGAAGCTGGAGGTGGCCGGTGCGGCGGGTGCAGATGCGGCAAGTGCATCTGGGACTCAAGGCGAAGGCATCCGCGTGCTGCCCACCCTTGGCATGGAAGAGCCCTGGCGTTACCGCAACAAGGCCCAGGTGCCTATTGGGGTTACGGATGGCGGTCTGGTTGGCGGCTTCTATGCACGGGGCAGTCACCGGATCATCGACATGGAGACTTGTCTGATCCAGCATGAGGACAACGACAAGGTCGTTGCCACCGTCAAGAGCCTCGGCCGTGAGCTGGGCATCACCGCCTATGACGAAGAGACCGGCCGTGGACTGCTCCGCCATGTAGTGGTGAAGAAGGCGTTCCGCACCGGTCAGATGATGCTGGTGCTGGTCACGAACGGCCGGGATATCCCGCACCTGGACGCCTGGCTCGGCAGTATCCGCGAGCAGCTTCCGGCAGTGGTCAGCATCTGCCAGAACGTCAACACCCAGCGCACCAATGTCATCTTCGGCAACGATACCCGTGTCCTCTGGGGCAGCGAGGTCATCTATGACTACATTGGTGAGGTCCAGTTCGCCATCTCGGCGAGATCCTTCTACCAGGTGAACCCGGCCCAGACCGAGGTGCTGTATGGCAGAACGCTGGAATACGCTGCACTTACCGGCAAGGAAACTGTGATTGATGCCTACTGCGGCATCGGTACGATCTCCCTGTTCCTGGCCCAGCATGCGGATCAGGTGTATGGTGTGGAAATCGTGCCCGAAGCCATCGAGGACGCCCGCGCCAACGCGAAGCTCAACGGAATGAACAACGTGAAGTTCGAAGTCGGCGCTTCGGAGGATGTCATCCCGGCCTGGAAAGAACAGGGCATCACCCCAGACGTCATCGTTGTCGATCCCCCGCGCAAGGGCTGCGACCCGCGCCTGCTGGAGACCATCCTGCTGATGCAGCCGGAGCGTGTCGTGTACGTGTCGTGCAACCCATCCACCCTGGCCCGCGATTTGAAGGTGCTGGAGGATGGGGGCTACCGGGCGGTGGAGGTCACGCCAGTGGATATGTTCCCGCATACGGTGCATGTGGAGAGTGTGGCTTTACTGGAACTTAAATAG